The Pseudomonadota bacterium sequence AAAAGAATATTCTCCTGTTGAGCGATCCCCTGGACGGCGACATTATTTCTGCCGCCAATGTGTTGATCGGGGAGCCGTTTACGGTGCAGGTAACTCTTGAGTCGAAGATCAAGAAAATCGTTGACGAAAATTACGGTCTGGTTCTGGATGAAGTAGAAGAAGCCGGACTTGTTGTAGACGAGGCGGATGTCGATAAACTCAAGGACATGGCTTCTGAGGCGCCGGTTATCAAGTATGTCAATAATCTGATTGATACCGCGGTTAACCGTCGGGCAAGCGATATTCATATGGAGCCCTTTGAAGACGGACTTCTTATCCGTTTCCGGGTTGACGGCATTCTGCAGGACTATGAAATTCCGCCTGCCTCCATGCAGCCGGCGATCATTTCAAGAACGAAACTGCTGGCCGCACTGGATATTGCCGAGCGCCGCCTGCCTCAGGACGGCAAGATTTCTTTGAGAATTTCCGGCAAGGAAATTGACCTCCGGGTTTCAACTATGCCCACGGTGCATGGTGAGGGGGTGGTTATCCGTATTCTTGAGAAGGGCAATATCATTCTTGATATGAGCCATCTGGGGATGCGAGCCAATATAGAAAAAAGGTTCCAGGAAATGGTTTCCCTGCCGGACGGCATCATTCTGGTTACCGGCCCCACCGGCAGCGGCAAAACCACGACGCTGTATTGCGCCTTGAATCACATCAATTCCGGGAATAACAAGATCATCACCATTGAAGATCCTGTTGAGTATCAGCTGCAGGGGATTAACCAGATCCAGGTGCGGCCTGAAATCAACCTCACCTTTGCCAAGGGGCTGCGTTCCATTGTCCGTCAGGATCCGGATGTAATCATGATCGGTGAGATCCGCGATCTGGAAACCGCGGAAATCGCCGTGCAGTCTTCACTCACCGGCCATATGGTTTTGAGCACCCTGCATACCAATGATGCAATATCCGCAGTTATCCGGATGATTGATATCGGTGTTGAGGGATTCCTGCTGGTATCCTCCCTGCGAGGGATAATGGCGCAGCGGCTGGTGCGGCGCATCTGTCCTCATTGTAAAGAAAAACGCGGCCGGGTCTCGGATTTTATCGGCAAAATCGATGCAGAGGATTTTGAGATGTACGAAGGCAAGGGGTGCCAGAAATGCAGCGGTTCGGGTTATACCGGGCGAGTCGGGCTGTATGAGTTTCTCACCATGGATAATGCGATCAACCGCGGCATATCCAAGGGACTTGACCTTATAGAATTACGGAACATAGCTGAAAAACAGGGGTTTGAGACAATGTTTGTCGACGGCCTGCTAAAGGTAAGCGAAGGCCTTACAACCCTGTCCGAGGTAATGCGAGTGAGCAGGGGGGTTGAAGTTGGGACTGTTTAGCTACACAGCCTTGGATTCTGAAAATACCCTGAAGGAAGGGGTCTTTGAGGATGTTGATAAAGAAGCCGTTGCCAAGCGTCTGATTATGCAGGGCTTGCGGCCCCTGGAGATTCAACGGCACCGGGGGAGAAGGAAGAGCTTTATCTCGCTGGATAAATTCAGGAAAGAAAAGATCACCAGCACGGATATCGAATTTTTTACCAATCAGATTTCGCTGCTCTTAAACGCCGGCCTGTCCCTTGACGGATCTTTGCGCATAATGAAGCACCACAGCAATAAACTGGTATTCAAGGATTTTGCCGGGCAGATTGAAAGAAAACTCAAGGAAGGAAAATCTTTTTCCCAGGCCCTGGCGGATTACCCTAAATATTTTTCACCGATGTATATCAATATAGCCAAGGCCGGCGAAGAGGGCGGTATCCTGCCGGCGATGCTCACCGAAATATCCGAGTATCAGTCAACCTTTCAGGAATTGAAACAGTTCATTATTTCGGCTTCCATTTATCCGATTATTCTGTTGCTGGTGGGATCAATTTCCATCGTTATTCTGCTGACCACGATTCTTCCCCGTTTTGAGATACTTTTTGAAGGTGTGGGTCGACAACTTCCCTTTCATGTGCAGATACTGATGAGCGTTGCAAAATTTATCAGTTCCAATATGCTTATTTCGCTGGGGATCGCCTTGTCGCCGATAATCGGTGCGGTTCTGTTCATAAAAAGCAAGGGAGGGAAAATTGCCCTGGACCGGTTTTCCATCCGACTGCCGCTGCTCTCAGGTTTTGTCAAGGCGCTGGAAACCACCCGGATTTTCAGGACTATTCAGGTACTGGTTGAAAACGGCGTGCATTTGTCAACCGCGTTAAAAATCAGCAGCGGCGTTGCCGGCAACCTGGAATTTCAACGGTTGCTCAAGCGCGCCACTGAAGCGCTGAAGGAAGGCCGGCAGGTGGGGCAGAAACTGAAAAGCGAGGGACTGTTTCCGGAACTTGCGGCCGATCTTCTGTCCATCGGTGAGGAGTCCGGGCAGGTGGGACAGGTCTGCGGCCAGATCGCGGATCATTACGAAAAGGATCTTCGAAATAAAATAAAGAGAATCATTGCGCTGATTGAGCCGCTGTTTATTCTGGTAATTGCGGTTATCGCCGGCTATGTGGTTATTTCAATGCTCTCGGTCATCCTGAGCATCAACGATATAGCCGGATAAGGCTTATTTCATGGGTTTTCCCCTACCTTCCTGTCATCTTCCGTAATGCATGGAAAACCGGTCCGAACCGGTCCTTTTTCGATTTCGAGAAAAACGTGGTAGGCGATTTCATCTATTAAGACGGGGTATATCGAGTAATAATTATTAACATGGCCCAAGTGCACGGCATTTTCCGAAATCATAAAGGGTTTACCCTTATTGAACTGCTCGTCGTTTTGTTGCTGCTGGGGATATTGTCCGCCCTGGCTGCACCGGGCGCCGGCAGATTCCTTGACAGTCTCAATGTCCGCAAGCAGACCCAGCAGATCATGGCAACAATTCGCCTGGCCCGACTGATCGCGGTGACCAAGGGGGTGGAAGTGCATCTGGACCTGGATGAATCCGACGGCAGGATCATCCGCCTTTCAGGCGGGTTGAACAAGGTTGTGGAATGTGATTTTGGCGACGATGACAGTTTGACCATGGTTCCCGCCCATGTGGTCTTTTTTCCCGAGGGGCATGCAACGCCTGCGATTTTGACATTTATCAAGGGCGATAAGATACGGACGATAGTCCTTGACCCGTTGACCGGACTGCCGATTTCCCAATGAAAAGACCCGCAATGAATATCCATACCCTTTTGCGCAGACCAGGGAAATTGCCTGCAAGGCCAGGCGGCTTTCATGCCCTGGAAAAAATGATAATCGCCGGGGATCAGGGTGTGACGCTATTTGAGTTGATGGTTGCGGTTCTGCTCCTTGGAATGATTTCGACGATGATCTATTCGGTGCTTAATGTGGGGATTACTTTTTCCGCCAAGGGCGAAAATAAAATCCTTGAAATAGAGCGGAAATACGCTTTTCTGGACCTTATGCACCGGCAGATTCACAGTGCCTTGTATAACAAGACAGAGAGTCGGATTATGATTGCCGCTCAGGAGAATATCCTTAAAATTGTCACGCGGAGCCCGATGATTTACCGGCAGGAAGGTCTTGTTCTGGCCATATACAGATATGACCCCATCGAGGAAGATGTTTATTATACCGAGAAGCGGGATTTTTATAATGCGGACTACCAGGATGAGTATGTCCCGGATTTCGATGATATGCGGCTTTTGTTGCACAATGCCGGGAGTATCACCTTTGCCTATGACCCGGCCACGGCAAACGGCGTCCAGTTGGAATACCTGGGAGAATCCTATGACATCGTGCCCCGGTGCGCCACCGCGCAGATCCCCGGATCATAATGCCGTGTGGTCGTGCGGCTGAACGATGACAGGGCAGGAAAGAGAGCAAAAAGTGTATGACCATGGAGCAGGAGCGCATGCCAGGGAAAAGGAATCACCGGAAATGTCAGCAGGGCGGGTTTACCCTGATTGAGGTGCTGGTCGCGGTAACCATAATGGGGCTTGCGTATGTGGTCATTCTGCAGAATTTCTCCATGTCCATGAGTAACATTGTCCGTGTTGAAAGAAAAAGAGCGCAGATCATCAGCGATTTGATCGCCTTTGAGCGGCAATTGCAGCCGGAAGATCCAGGCGAGGCAGGTTTGCTGCTTGACACCGCATCGGGGGAGCCGTTTCTTGAGGGCAGGAAATACCGCCTGATTCTGGTTGCAAGCGAGAACGGCGATTTTGAAACCTTGCTTCTGGAGAAAAATTAGCCCTCGCCCAATAGGTTTGAAGTGTGCAAATTTTGGCGAAAAGATCTGTTGCTTTATTGCCGGGAAACTTGTTGTGGTGAAGAGGGTCGGCATCGAATCACAAAGATATATGTAATGTGCAAAATTACGGATAGGACTAGTGTCGTCTGCATCATACAAAGATGATGCAGACGGGGCCCGCCCGGAATGTAGTGATTTTTATCGGGCCATGTTGATTACAAAGAGATTATTTATGAAGGCGTCAATTTTGGGTTTGAAGAATATTTACGCACAGAATAAACTGATTCTAACTGTATGGCGCAGCAATGCGGCGATGAACGGCAATGGCGAATGTCTCAGTAAAAATGACGGGTTTGCGCTTCTTGTGGTAATTGTTGTGTTGCTGCTCACGACGTTTCTCGCCTCGCAGCTGATTATGCAGGTGAGAACCGAGACAAAGATAACTTTTAATGCCAAAAAAAGGACAACCGAACGGTTTCTCGCCCAGGGTGGGATCAATCTTGCTATCTTCAGGCTGATTGACGATCCTTTAAATACTGATGATGAAGAATACGACAAGGACCTTCTGGGCTATACATATGAAGAAACCTCTTTATCTACGGGGAAAATCCTGTATTATGTGGTCAATGAGGCGGGCAAGATTGATTTGAACAGCGCGCCACCCAGACTGCTGGAGCTATTTCTGGAATACCACGGCCTGGAAGAAAACCAAATCGCCACTGTGCTGGATTCCCTTTTGGACTGGCGGGATGCCGATGACTTTCATCGGTTAAACGGGGCTGAGCAGGATTATTATCAAGGTCTTGAGGATCCCTATGTTCCAAGAAACGGCAATCTTGAGGATCCGGGTGAAGTTTTTATGGTGAACGGCATGGAAATTCTTCGGGGGAAATTTGATCCGGAAGCAGTTTTCACCGTCCATAATTTTCGAGGAAAATATAAGGGTAAAATTAATTTCAACAGCCTCACCCCGGCGATGCTTGATTTTATAGTGGAAGGAGACCAGGAAAAAAAGGACACTTATTTTGAGATGCAGAAAGAATTCGGCACCCTGTCCGCCCAGATGGCTCAAACGATAATCGGCAATGACCGATATGCTGTGATAAGCCCATACCTGTCAACCATTTCACCACATACTCAAGAAAGCATTTATTATAATATTGTTGCAACTGGTT is a genomic window containing:
- a CDS encoding type II secretion system F family protein; translation: MGLFSYTALDSENTLKEGVFEDVDKEAVAKRLIMQGLRPLEIQRHRGRRKSFISLDKFRKEKITSTDIEFFTNQISLLLNAGLSLDGSLRIMKHHSNKLVFKDFAGQIERKLKEGKSFSQALADYPKYFSPMYINIAKAGEEGGILPAMLTEISEYQSTFQELKQFIISASIYPIILLLVGSISIVILLTTILPRFEILFEGVGRQLPFHVQILMSVAKFISSNMLISLGIALSPIIGAVLFIKSKGGKIALDRFSIRLPLLSGFVKALETTRIFRTIQVLVENGVHLSTALKISSGVAGNLEFQRLLKRATEALKEGRQVGQKLKSEGLFPELAADLLSIGEESGQVGQVCGQIADHYEKDLRNKIKRIIALIEPLFILVIAVIAGYVVISMLSVILSINDIAG
- a CDS encoding general secretion pathway protein GspK, with protein sequence MKASILGLKNIYAQNKLILTVWRSNAAMNGNGECLSKNDGFALLVVIVVLLLTTFLASQLIMQVRTETKITFNAKKRTTERFLAQGGINLAIFRLIDDPLNTDDEEYDKDLLGYTYEETSLSTGKILYYVVNEAGKIDLNSAPPRLLELFLEYHGLEENQIATVLDSLLDWRDADDFHRLNGAEQDYYQGLEDPYVPRNGNLEDPGEVFMVNGMEILRGKFDPEAVFTVHNFRGKYKGKINFNSLTPAMLDFIVEGDQEKKDTYFEMQKEFGTLSAQMAQTIIGNDRYAVISPYLSTISPHTQESIYYNIVATGFADPGQEKAEDADYGPGTRVSVIIEKQSGDRIKYLSWKESRS
- a CDS encoding prepilin-type N-terminal cleavage/methylation domain-containing protein, with the protein product MKRPAMNIHTLLRRPGKLPARPGGFHALEKMIIAGDQGVTLFELMVAVLLLGMISTMIYSVLNVGITFSAKGENKILEIERKYAFLDLMHRQIHSALYNKTESRIMIAAQENILKIVTRSPMIYRQEGLVLAIYRYDPIEEDVYYTEKRDFYNADYQDEYVPDFDDMRLLLHNAGSITFAYDPATANGVQLEYLGESYDIVPRCATAQIPGS
- a CDS encoding prepilin-type N-terminal cleavage/methylation domain-containing protein, whose protein sequence is MTMEQERMPGKRNHRKCQQGGFTLIEVLVAVTIMGLAYVVILQNFSMSMSNIVRVERKRAQIISDLIAFERQLQPEDPGEAGLLLDTASGEPFLEGRKYRLILVASENGDFETLLLEKN
- the tadA gene encoding Flp pilus assembly complex ATPase component TadA, which codes for MHTSIIFPGKQAIGQVLIAEGKLQQNQLERALAHQSTVPNRIGEILISLGFVSEEDMVSALSEQLAIPIYTPDPDDEYLPVNFTKMFHREHPMALIKRRDEKNILLLSDPLDGDIISAANVLIGEPFTVQVTLESKIKKIVDENYGLVLDEVEEAGLVVDEADVDKLKDMASEAPVIKYVNNLIDTAVNRRASDIHMEPFEDGLLIRFRVDGILQDYEIPPASMQPAIISRTKLLAALDIAERRLPQDGKISLRISGKEIDLRVSTMPTVHGEGVVIRILEKGNIILDMSHLGMRANIEKRFQEMVSLPDGIILVTGPTGSGKTTTLYCALNHINSGNNKIITIEDPVEYQLQGINQIQVRPEINLTFAKGLRSIVRQDPDVIMIGEIRDLETAEIAVQSSLTGHMVLSTLHTNDAISAVIRMIDIGVEGFLLVSSLRGIMAQRLVRRICPHCKEKRGRVSDFIGKIDAEDFEMYEGKGCQKCSGSGYTGRVGLYEFLTMDNAINRGISKGLDLIELRNIAEKQGFETMFVDGLLKVSEGLTTLSEVMRVSRGVEVGTV
- a CDS encoding prepilin-type N-terminal cleavage/methylation domain-containing protein gives rise to the protein MAQVHGIFRNHKGFTLIELLVVLLLLGILSALAAPGAGRFLDSLNVRKQTQQIMATIRLARLIAVTKGVEVHLDLDESDGRIIRLSGGLNKVVECDFGDDDSLTMVPAHVVFFPEGHATPAILTFIKGDKIRTIVLDPLTGLPISQ